One part of the Phacochoerus africanus isolate WHEZ1 chromosome 7, ROS_Pafr_v1, whole genome shotgun sequence genome encodes these proteins:
- the LOC125131729 gene encoding olfactory receptor 6C76-like, producing MRNRTSVTEFILLGLTDNPELQAVIFFFLLLTYVLSVTGNLTIIVLTLLHSHLKTPMYFFLRNFSFLEISFTSVCNPRFLVSILTGDKSISYNACAAQLFFFILLGSTEFFLLASVSYDRYVAICKPLHYPTIMSHKVCYQLVGSSWLAGFLVIFPPLTMGLQLDFCDTNVIDHFTCDSAPLLHISCTDTSTLELMSFALAVLTLMSTLTRVILSYCYILRTMLRIPSAQQRKKAFSTCSSHMIVVSISYGSCIFMYVKTSAKEGVALTKGVAMLNTSVAPMLNPFIYTLRNQQVKQAFKDLTRKILSSKTLI from the coding sequence ATGAGAAACAGAACATCCGTGACTGAGTTCATCCTCCTGGGTCTGACCGACAACCCAGAACTACAGgctgtgattttcttctttttacttctcACCTATGTGCTGAGTGTTACTGGAAACCTCACTATCATCGTTCTCACCCTGCTGCATTCCCACCTGAAGAcccccatgtattttttcctcaggAACTTCTCCTTCTTAGAAATCTCATTTACGTCCGTCTGTAATCCGAGATTTTTGGTCAGCATTCTAACAGGGGACAAATCTATTTCCTATAATGCTTGTGCTGCTCAGCTCTTTTTCTTTATCCTCCTTGGCTCAACAGAGTTTTTCCTCCTGGCCTCAGTGTCCTATGACCGTTACGTGGCTATCTGCAAGCCCCTCCACTACCCAACCATCATGAGCCACAAGGTCTGCTACCAGCTCGTAGGCAGCTCTTGGCTGGCGGGTTTCCTGGTGATCTTTCCACCACTGACCATGGGGCTGCAGCTGGATTTCTGTGACACCAACGTCATCGACCACTTCACCTGTGATTCCGCTCCTTTACTGCACATCTCCTGCACAGACACAAGCACTCTAGAGCTCATGagctttgctctggctgtgctgaCTCTCATGTCCACCTTGACGCGGGTCATCCTCTCCTACTGCTACATCCTCAGGACGATGCTGAGAATCCCCTCAGCCCAACAGAGAAAAAAGGCCTTTTCAACCTGCTCCTCCCACATGATTGTTGTCTCCATCTCTTAtggaagctgcatcttcatgtacGTGAAAACCTCAGCAAAGGAGGGGGTTGCTTTGACAAAGGGGGTGGCCATGCTCAACACCTCTGTGGCTCCTATGCTGAATCCATTTATTTACACCTTAAGGAACCAGCAGGTGAAACAGGCATTTAAGGACCTTACAAGAAAGATACTTTCCTCAAAAACATTGATCTAA